One Onthophagus taurus isolate NC chromosome 11, IU_Otau_3.0, whole genome shotgun sequence genomic window carries:
- the LOC111413749 gene encoding trypsin-7-like: MSVKMFRFVVLSCLLATAFALPRKVPLPDGRIVGGQNANIEDFPYQLSLQYYGSHICGASIISSKYAVTAAHCTAGSSASMLSVRAGSSIRGSGGVVVNVKAIHQNPQYDSYATDYDISVLELASDLSFGSGVATIGLPSLNQALPVGEKSVVTGWGTLTEGGSSPSQLQSVEVTVVSNAACAAAYGSGSITDRMMCAGETSGGKDACQGDSGGPLVVDGQLIGIVSWGYGCARPNYPGVYASVPNLRGYITSTVGI, encoded by the exons ATGTCAGTCAAAATGTTCCGTTTTGTGGTACTTTCCTGCCTTTTGGCAACCGCCTTCg cTCTCCCTCGCAAAGTACCTCTTCCTGATGGAAGAATCGTTGGTGGACAAAACGCTAACATCGAAGACTTCCCATACCAACTCTCCCTTCAATACTATGGTAGCCACATCTGTGGAGCTTCCATCATCTCCTCTAAATACGCCGTAACCGCCGCTCACTGTACCGCTGGATCTTCCGCTTCTATGTTGAGCGTCCGTGCTGGTTCTTCCATCCGTGGATCCGGTGGTGTTGTCGTCAACGTTAAAGCTATCCACCAAAACCCACAATACGATTCCTACGCCACCGATTACGACATCAGTGTCTTGGAACTCGCTTCTGATCTTTCCTTTGGAAGTGGTGTTGCCACTATTGGTTTACCTTCTCTTAACCAAGCACTTCCCGTTGGAGAAAAATCCGTCGTCACTGGTTGGGGAACTTTAACCGAAGGTGGATCATCCCCATCTCAACTCCAATCCGTTGAAGTTACCGTTGTCAGCAACGCCGCTTGTGCTGCTGCTTACGGAAGTGGATCAATCACCGATCGTATGATGTGCGCTGGTGAAACTAGTGGAGGAAAAGACGCTTGCCAa GGTGACAGTGGTGGCCCATTGGTCGTTGATGGCCAACTTATTGGTATCGTTTCTTGGGGATACGGATGTGCTCGTCCAAATTACCCAGGTGTTTACGCTAGCGTTCCAAACCTTCGTGGATACATCACCTCCACGGTTGGAATCTaa
- the LOC111413744 gene encoding uncharacterized protein has translation MQNEQNEEEGVVTENETSHAKGPTMKWDLLNSEFMYYSSVLKVVAPAVSSDLERQKILPWVQKLFRPEYQTSPLREKRNKYLLALTLTILSDELFGIFADAPPDLLPELGEFDYEPVPAAEWEIDSMWPETLANLPEDFKKLDCSVHSSRAECDKDHKLDKILDQEFQFLLYLTKPYAALLEGRYESTRVATWVQTLCTIHDESCSSMRGIRNDYIMALLGYLHDLRLIGPFAEYPPWRTLRPLAEAAKLACEHKPVTDPTSPDASEFLAHQPIPSEGAFCYIAITGDLIKSSFDGSAI, from the exons atgcagAACGAGCAAAACGAAGAGGAAGGTGTTGTTACCGAAAATGAAACCTCACACGCTAAAGG accTACTATGAAATGGGATTTACTTAATTCAGAATTTATGTACTACAGTTCAGTTTTAAAAGTGGTAGCTCCGGCTGTATCATCTGATTTGGAACggcaaaaaattttaccttGGGTTCAAAAACTTTTCAGACCTGAATACCAAACATCTCCATTAAGAGAAAAACGAAATAA ATATTTATTAGCATTAACCTTAACAATCTTAAGTGACGAACTGTTTGGAATATTCGCTGATGCACCACCTGACCTTCTTCCTGAACTAGGAGAGTTCGACTACGAACCGGTTCCCGCTGCAGAGTGGGAAATTGACTCAATGTGGCCTGAGACTTTAGCAAATCTTCCcgaagatttcaaaaaattagattGTTCCGTTCACTCAAGTAGAGCAGAATGCGACAAAGACCATAAGTTAGATAAAATCTTAGACCAAGAGTTCCAATTTTTGCTTTACTTAACAAAACCGTACGCCGCCCTTCTTGAAGGTAGATACGAAAGCACGCGAGTTGCCACGTGGGTGCAAACTCTTTGTACGATCCATGATGAGTCATGTTCAAGCATGAGAGGAATCCGAAACGATTATATCATGGCTTTGTTGGGATACCTTCACGATTTGAGACTGATCGGTCCTTTTGCTGAGTACCCTCCTTGGAGAACACTTCGTCCTTTAGCGGAAGCTGCTAAATTGGCTTGCGAACATAAACCTGTTACCGATCCTACAAGTCCTGATGCTTCAGAATTTTTAGCACATCAACCGATTCCCAGCGAGGGTGCATTTTGTTATATTGCTATAACTGGTGATCTTattaaaagtagttttgatGGCTCtgctatataa